The following DNA comes from Henckelia pumila isolate YLH828 unplaced genomic scaffold, ASM3356847v2 CTG_461:::fragment_3, whole genome shotgun sequence.
ACTTCTTGATTTAATCAGTTTCGTGGCCTTATTTTATAAATGCAATTACATTACAACTATTGCTTATCATTTAGGAATCGTACCCAAATATTTATATTGATTTAGTTTTATaattcatttaatattttttacacGCTCACATATTCATATGAAATTATTGTAATTTATGCATGTCAAAACCTATATTTATTGAGTTATCTTTTAAATATTGTCCATTTATAGCTGCAATGTCTTCTCCTCTTACACGAGCTAATGAAAGACGACAATTAAATACAGTGTGAAGATGAGCACAAAGATAATTAATAACACAAAACAATGAGAAGCTCATCTAGCTCGAAGAAGACAGATAGATGAAACAAAATTATTCAGGAACATATGCTATTAACTTTGAtagtataaaaataataataatattttttgtcgCATGATGCTCTTACATTTTTACtcttatttattgtttatattCATAGGAAAAAAAGCAGATCTGCCAATAATATTGATATAAAAATGgtactacataaataaaattttattatttatgaatattattttaatgCCATAGAATAAATTCTCAGTTTATAACTGTTATTCTTGTAGTTCTCGCAAGTTTAAAGACAATTTTCTAACCAGTTGATTCAAATAAGTATATCTCATTTTTATAATGAGATACATTTACAAGTTTTATATTTAGtgtttataaataattaaaaaatagatgataaaaatattattcaatgtgaaggtgaattatttattttttcgatCTTTTTTCATACATAATTAAAGCATTGATCTATTTTCTAAATTTCAATATTGCTGGTGATATTGACATCAATAGAATTATTGTGCTCAAAATTTTTGTGTAGTATACCAATGAATATATTTAATATGAGAATATATTACAcacaatattttaaattaaaaacctCATCGAAtcgtattaaaatatatattaaagttTAATCATTTTACATACGTAACGCATGTGTTACAGTCGCTAGTATATATAAATGTACTTAGTGTTTGTATTGCTTTCAAAAAGCGCTTACTAAATAACTTTCGGTATATTGATCAAGCATtttcataatttcgaaaatttcctTTATCCACTTAATTCCATATTTTACAAATCTATTTTCATCTTATTTCCTatcatttaaattttcaaattttgataatttatttatttatttttcaaaaaaattctatttatatatatacatatttcttTTTTTACATATCACATCATCACACACATCCCACATGCCATAACTTGATAgctaatatatattaattttccaAATACGAAACAAGGAAGGCGTGAGCCAAGGGCCAGGCACGTTAATAATATCCACACATGTAGGCAATAATTAGACAAACTGCAAACATTTGTAAAGACCCACGAACTATTAGGTGTATCTGTCATATCATCACTATAAAATAACAATATGTAAGGTGTGTGTTATAACCTATGGCCGGAATCAAATCAACTATGAttcgaaattttgaaaaaaaaaaaaaaaatcacgaaACAAGATCAATTTTAGAAAATATAAAAAGGCATTCTACTTAAAACAATATAATTATTATCCGTCCTCTAAATCAATTTCACACAAAAATCACtttgataatataaaaaatgatttaaaatttaaattcacGATGCGTACGGAGGTGTTTCGACTTTGGAGCAGCAGTGGGTAAATTTCTGGAGTAAAGTAGAGTGGGTGGCTACAGTGAAAAAGCATGGAGTAATAATAATCACGTGAAATTTGAGGAGTTCATTTATTTAAGAATTTGTGTGGCCGACAGCCCAACGGGTACGTGTGCCCAATCTTCGGGTATATATCATCCCATGCAAAAAATGAGGTTTCTTATAATTTGTCAATGTAAACTTTTGGCTTATCACATCCACATAGCATCATTTTACATAAGATTTAATTTAATACTGTTGTTTGAGATTCATATGATATTCAATTCAAATCGTCGAATAACACGTGTTAtctttatatatgtatatatatatatatatatgtatatatatatatatgtgtgtgtaattaataattataagaCAGCACACACCAATTCTATGATTTTGAAGGACCATGACCATCCTCATACgctaatattttatattttgattcAAACTTCAAAGGATTGTTGTctactttatttttctttcttatTCGGTTGTCTCAAGTATATGGTAAAGTTTCTacatgtaaaaatattttaaataaaaataaaataagaagtttgtttgtaaattttggatttccaatgattttttgatttatgtgaaattgtattttctttttaaaatatttggatTGAGGTTGAGGGGGGAGTATTTAATTCATCTATTTTCTAGAAGGAAAAAATCTTCGGAATTTTGTTAATTAATGGAAATTGAATTTAACGAACAGTCAAAAGTCTCGGTCTAAATCTTTATAACCAAGATAAAGGCGACACTTAATATTTTATAGTCTTGGTCACCCAACTATCaggatttttatttcattttaattttaaagatagAAAAAGTATCACGTTTAAACAATTGTTACagttaattaaaaacaatattcATAAATCTATTAATTTTCATATAATCTCTAATATTTCACGTGTAGGTTTCTTGTGAAACGGGTTGACtcaattcatatatataattaaaataatacttttgatataaataataattttttaatgagtGGAGTGATATGGTGAGAgatccgtctcacaaaattaattatACATGATATTTCACAACAAGATCAATTAAACACCACTTAAATAATCAAGGGCTCTCAAAGACAAAAACTCTTGTGAGATAATGTCACATGTTTTATtacttttttattataaatatagatcATAAGATTGACCCGTCCCACGGATAAATATCCATAAAACCGTAAAAAGCTAGTCATGATAAATCCCAAATGAAGAGtcaaataattatgtgaaagtAGTAGGTTATGGCCTATGGGATTGCCCTCAAATGAAgtgtcaaataattttttttttttgagttacATCATATTGCAACACTAAAGAGTGAAATTTACCCGCACAACTGACGGGACTTGAGTATGGCTCGAGACGTGCTTGTCTCGAGCTAAAAAAGTACCTAAATTTgcctaaataaattagaaaatctACCCGCAGTCAGCGAAAATTGAACCTAAGACCACGTGATATCAGAGCCTCAATCTTAAccactaggccaagacctcatTGGGAGAGtcaaataattatatatgtGAAGTAGTACTAGGTTATGGCCTATATATGGGATTGCCCTCATGAATTGCGTGCTTCTATATATATAGTACTACACTTAATCGACTGCAGACCCCACACCACTGCCGTCCCACTCTTCGTTCATAGCCATAAATACTCACTTTGGACTTCCGATAAACCAAAGCAAACgccattcaaattcaaatacaTGCATAAATAAAGCTATAAGCTATATGGAAAGATCGGGCCTCGAACTCGACTTCTTCAACAATATGGCCAAACGCACTTTCGAGCGAAAGACCAGCTTTCGTGGTTCGAATATATATAATCTCTATTCTTAGTTATAATTTCATCTATtctatatttgatttttaacttGGTGTCTTGATATTATATGATATGGGTTTTTAATTTCCAGATATTCAAGGTCTGATGTCAAAGATAAATCCAGAGGTGCTCAAGAGTGTGATTGCTAATGGCCGATGTGTCGATGCCAAGAAACCATCGCTTTGTATTCTTCCTCCGAGACGTAGCGTCCCTTCGTCACCATTTCACGATCCTACCGATCTAAggtaatatatacacaatacaaTTCGAGCATCGATAAATACCTCCTAAGTGCAAAAAATATGTATACCGTTTAATGAAATTAACCTTCTTTTGTTGCTTTTGGGTGTGTATAGGCTGAGTTATTGGATTGGAGAAAAAGCAGCTGAAACTGCCCCAATGACTATTTTCTACAATGGAAAGGTTTCTGTTTTTGAGGTGTCACCACACAAGGTTTTACTTCTTATTAttcaaatattaataattaattagacGGTGGTGTTTgtaatctcaaaaaaaaaacagtgACAGTACGTATATTATTTTTTCACGAATTTGTACTGTTTTAGAATATCTTGTGAATGAATGAATTATGTGTACGAATGTTTAGGCACAAGATATTATGAAACTGGCTGAGGAAGCTGGGCTCCATAAATCTACGGAATCCTCGGAATCTAAACCGACTGCACAATATCTCCTAAACACTCTCCATGGAGGTTTGTTTCGGtgataataataattcaatttttttttttgtttaaaaaaaaaatttctttattgAAAGTTTTTAAAAAGAATGGTGTGGGTTTACACAGATATGCCAATTCCAAGGAGAAAATCACTGCAGAGCTTCCTGGAGAAACGCAAAGAGAGGTAACAATTACTACATAGACATATACATCATATATATTCAAGCTAAGTTTTCGCTtcagttgtttttgtttttgttttgtttttttaaatctaACCGAGTCCTGAACTATCTGGCCAATAAATTGGAAGGTTATGTATGATATCGAAAATGTGTAGGTTTTCGAGGGCCAAGATTCGCCTGCTATCTTGATGCATCACTCAATGTTTCACTTGCTACATGGTTGACATATGTACTTTGATTGATTTTATACAATTTTATTTTAGGAATTTTTTTACTTCCTATTTTCTAGCAAACAAAATCTTAATAAATTCTCTACCCATTTATTTTGTCCCATATTTAccaaatcaatcaaaacaaattcATCTTTTGCCATCTTTGAAATATTTCTGTACGACAACTGAACAAGtttaaaacataataattagaaatttaaagtatgcatatatatatatatatatatatattgatttatgAATTGTGCTAATTGCTAATtatcatgtatttttttaatagtgTGGTGGTTGTAGGGAAATATGTCAAAGAGAAGGAtgaccattttttttttaaaaaaaatgatttggtAGATAGAGGGAAGTGTCTTTgatagaataaaaaataaaataaatatttaaatttctaaaaCAATTGTACTATCTTTTCGAAATATTTATAGGCATAATTCATAAatcaatgtatatatatactttaaatttttaattattatgttttaaacttgttcagttgtcgtacacaaatatttcaaatatgGCAAAAGATgaatttgttttgattgatttggTAAATATGAGAGAGAATAAATGGGTGGAGAATTTATTAAGATTTGTTTGCTAGAAAATAGGAAGTAAAAATATTCCTAAAATAAAATTGTATGAAATCAATCAAAGTACATATGCCAACCATTTAGCACATGGAGCATTGAGTGATGCATCAAGATGAAGGGAGATTCTATGCTGGCAGATCGATACTACCCGGTCTGCCAAATCCAATGGCCCCGGGCCATTTTACACATCACATCATAATGATGTGTAAAATCCCGGGTCATTGGATTGCCCTCCGGGCACTACCCCGGAGGGCAACATAGAACTTTCCCAAGATGGAGCAGAGGAATCTTGGCCGTTTTCGAGTACTTGCAATCAAATTATTAATGGAAGTCGAATTCATTGATGGGTAGAGAAACGATTTTAATTGAACTGatcattattaattaattaatttcaaccTAATTAATTTGCTCTGAGCATGCATCATGTACCCCCCATGGCAGTATTTCTCCCCGAActtttttatcaaattttttccATGGAAGATTTGGTTTAACTAATAACCCTATGTCTCTATCtctttatatttatttgttacGATTTGTTCTTAAGTAAATGgctaaatattttaattttgtaaTTGATATATGTAGTCTTCGGCTTCTACCAAAATCAGGTTCTAGAATTCTTCATTTCTTTGAGCACCAAAACTAATCTTATAATTATTTAAAGATCTTTGGACCAACTAGTTAGCTACGACTTAGTTCGTGTCTCACATCGATTGACTAAATAAACTGGATGTTTTTTTATATAGATAAGGACAAACCTCCCCTTTTGAGTTACTTTTTGAGGTGAGTTACGATCAAAATGCAACATAGTCTCAAAAATCATCATTgcacctttttttttaaaaaaaaaattgagttgAGAAACTGTGAACTTTTATAAAAGCTCATCATGTCTTTTGAATGAatgatttattatatatatgtatgataattatatatataattttttttcgggTCGAATTATTTGTAGGCTGGTAAAAGAATCCCCGTATTGGTGTGTGCCTGGCAGAAGAGGTCTAGCGGAATAAATAAATGCTGCAGGGAAAAATCGTATAGGTGGGAGTGTTAgctattaatatatatattagtatttAGTAATGGTCCATGGCTTCATAGAAAACGTGTCTCACTTGGAAGCACGTTTTTATGCTTTGCTTTGGGTACGACTTTGCTTTCGTCGCAATTTCCTCTAGGTTTTTGTTTGCGTCAAGTTAAGGTCTGCCTTTTTCCAtggattaattgtttatatagtcAATATGGGAGACGTAATAGTGCGTTTTTATATGGGCTTGTACGTTATATTTgttgaaaattattattattgtgtaaCAAtcactattatatatatatatatattggattGTGTTATAGTGTGAACCATAATGTTGGTATTCGAGCACACACGTTGAAATCGAACTATGTTTATGAATTTGAATGAAACGATGtatcaaaataacataaataaatcttAAATTGCATGTGgaaacaaaa
Coding sequences within:
- the LOC140872329 gene encoding protein TIFY 9; its protein translation is MERSGLELDFFNNMAKRTFERKTSFRDIQGLMSKINPEVLKSVIANGRCVDAKKPSLCILPPRRSVPSSPFHDPTDLRLSYWIGEKAAETAPMTIFYNGKVSVFEVSPHKAQDIMKLAEEAGLHKSTESSESKPTAQYLLNTLHGDMPIPRRKSLQSFLEKRKERLVKESPYWCVPGRRGLAE